The following are encoded together in the Primulina tabacum isolate GXHZ01 chromosome 18, ASM2559414v2, whole genome shotgun sequence genome:
- the LOC142533333 gene encoding membrane-associated kinase regulator 5-like, whose protein sequence is MEALGILKFWRNAIADDEDDSFFDLVFEPPAGSGGGGGGEVGLKEEFQFIESPSDVLRSKNDFISSKPLSPAVTLLRSTPKFKVFMLGFRKLSRSQKPESNNAELEASPLNQLSESTKVERSNRFSAKCGRVEEVSVSSALSRDHSLRSRIVKEISESDALSGDVSREKSVPMYLRLMRPFHVKVSKKAKVTDSVTPFSSPVTAPVNLSPRKLSDGYRARSNLKIVARNLGKSWSAPAAEAAIEVATSSYRRRDDSLLDQHEGILGAILHCKRSYTSSSKEFSQLMESAMDPSRDELGRSSL, encoded by the exons ATGGAAGCTCTCGGCATTCTCAAATTCTGGCGAAACGCCATCGCCGATGATGAAGATGATTCCTTCTTCGATTTGGTTTTCGAACCGCCTGCTGGTAGCGGAGGAGGCGGCGGCGGAGAGGTAGGTTTGAAGGAGGAGTTTCAGTTCATAGAATCCCCGAGCGATGTTTTGCGGAGTAAAAATGATTTCATCAGTTCGAAGCCTTTGTCTCCGGCGGTTACTCTACTCAGATCGACTCCTAAGTTCAAAGTCTTCATGTTAGGATTCAGAAAATTGTCGAGAAGCCAGAAACCAGAGTCTAATAATGCAGAGCTGGAGGCGAGCCCGTTGAATCAGCTCTCGGAATCAACGAAAGTCGAACGGAGCAATCGTTTCTCGGCGAAATGCGGCAGGGTGGAGGAAGTGTCTGTCTCGTCGGCTTTATCTAGAGACCACAGTTTGAGAAGCAGAATCGTGAAAGAAATATCCGAATCCGACGCTCTTTCCGGAGACGTGTCGCGGGAGAAATCGGTCCCGATGTATCTGAGACTTATGAGACCTTTCCACGTGAAGGTTTCGAAGAAGGCGAAGGTAACGGATTCCGTGACTCCGTTCTCTTCTCCTGTAACCGCCCCGGTGAACCTGTCTCCTCGGAAACTCTCCGACGGTTACAGAGCGAGGAGTAATCTGAAGATCGTGGCTAGAAATCTAGGTAAGAGCTGGTCAGCGCCGGCGGCAGAAGCGGCGATCGAGGTAGCAACTTCATCTTACCGCCGGAGAGACGACTCATTGCTGGACCAGCACGAAGGAATCCTCGGCGCTATTCTCCATTGCAAGAGATCTTACACTTCTTCATCCAAAG AATTTTCTCAATTAATGGAATCTGCGATGGATCCATCTCGGGATGAATTGGGGAGAAGCTCATTATGA